In Saccharothrix syringae, the following are encoded in one genomic region:
- a CDS encoding site-specific integrase, which produces MRTIVQRCHPAMAVLVVTAAYTGLRWGELAGLRWNRVDLTRGVITIAPGDGALHEIGGHLRLGPPKTKASARTVHLPPFLTELLTTHRSDQNDHFHEHVFTGVEGGLLRRTNFRRRVWLPAVGGDPRRGWAPVLPGLHFHDLRHTHKTWLIEDGVPEVLQHKRLGHRMPGIRGTYSHVTHIMVDAMLDGLQRRWEQSVVTSTPEQGVTTYGGVDHTKIVCSQFAPTTAERPAGEDHRRAV; this is translated from the coding sequence GTGCGCACCATCGTCCAGCGCTGCCACCCCGCCATGGCCGTGTTGGTCGTCACAGCGGCATACACCGGCCTGCGTTGGGGCGAGCTGGCCGGGCTGCGCTGGAACCGCGTCGACCTGACCCGCGGCGTCATCACCATCGCCCCCGGCGACGGGGCCTTGCACGAGATCGGCGGTCACCTACGGCTCGGCCCGCCCAAGACCAAGGCCAGCGCCCGCACCGTCCACCTGCCGCCGTTCCTAACCGAACTCCTCACCACCCACCGGTCGGACCAGAACGACCACTTCCACGAACACGTCTTCACCGGTGTTGAGGGCGGCCTGCTGCGCCGCACCAACTTCCGACGCCGCGTCTGGCTGCCCGCCGTCGGCGGCGACCCGCGCCGTGGCTGGGCACCGGTCCTACCGGGCCTGCACTTCCATGACCTACGTCACACTCACAAAACTTGGCTCATCGAAGACGGCGTTCCGGAGGTTCTCCAGCACAAGCGACTGGGCCACCGGATGCCGGGCATCCGGGGAACCTACTCCCATGTGACCCACATCATGGTCGATGCCATGCTGGACGGTCTCCAGCGCCGGTGGGAGCAATCAGTGGTTACCTCCACCCCGGAGCAGGGGGTGACCACATACGGTGGTGTTGATCACACCAAGATCGTTTGCTCCCAATTTGCTCCCACGACAGCGGAACGGCCCGCTGGTGAAGATCACCGGCGGGCCGTCTGA
- a CDS encoding chromate transporter — protein sequence MHALNYCMLLPGPEAQQLAIYVGWLLNGRRGGLIAGSLFVLPGMLALLALSAIYVAFGDTTAVLAVFAGLAPAVVAIVAQAVVRVGKRALHHPALVAIAAAAFAALALFAIPFPVVIAAAALIGWALGRFAPATTGSGGGHGRAGTDERAPLIPDDTLHHEQPSARRALAVLGVGLLVRAAPVVVVALSTGAGSTLTQQGLFFSGTAVVTFGGAYAVLAYVAQRAVEVYGWLSARDMVRGLALAESTPGPLIMVVQFVAFLGAYHHPGTLDPWGAGVLGALLTTWVTFVPCFLFILLGASYIERLRHNLAVSTTLTGITAAVVGVIANLALYVEFRHRRRRARDERQDVRCRQQGKDRADGFRERGRRLIVHRLRPLPGTQLVQAVQAPGGGAQEVFVGQSRQRYPVVAVGELQRTLHVAQLRRGPPTVRSGGQGQDAQLGLSTVASTGADLLGHHVGQPAPAGEQVRELQREAVRVLVGVAPVHRGGLTGVQ from the coding sequence CTGCACGCCCTGAACTACTGCATGCTGCTACCCGGCCCGGAGGCCCAGCAACTGGCCATCTACGTCGGCTGGCTGCTCAACGGCCGGCGCGGCGGGCTGATCGCGGGCAGCCTGTTCGTGCTGCCCGGCATGCTGGCGCTGCTCGCGCTCTCGGCGATCTACGTGGCCTTCGGCGACACCACCGCCGTGCTCGCGGTCTTCGCCGGACTCGCGCCGGCGGTGGTCGCCATCGTCGCCCAGGCCGTGGTCCGGGTCGGCAAGCGGGCCCTGCACCACCCCGCGCTCGTCGCAATCGCCGCCGCCGCGTTCGCCGCCCTGGCGCTGTTCGCGATCCCCTTCCCCGTCGTCATCGCCGCCGCGGCCCTGATCGGGTGGGCGCTGGGGCGCTTCGCCCCGGCCACCACCGGCTCCGGTGGCGGCCACGGCAGGGCCGGCACCGACGAGCGGGCACCGCTGATCCCCGACGACACCCTGCACCATGAGCAGCCCTCCGCACGACGCGCCCTGGCCGTGCTCGGCGTCGGCCTGCTCGTCCGGGCCGCCCCGGTGGTCGTGGTGGCGTTGTCCACCGGTGCGGGCAGCACGCTCACCCAGCAGGGCCTGTTCTTCTCCGGCACCGCCGTGGTCACCTTCGGCGGCGCCTACGCCGTGCTCGCCTACGTCGCCCAACGCGCGGTCGAGGTCTACGGCTGGCTCTCCGCCCGGGACATGGTGCGCGGCCTCGCGCTGGCCGAGTCCACCCCCGGACCGCTGATCATGGTGGTGCAGTTCGTCGCGTTCCTGGGCGCCTACCACCACCCCGGCACCCTCGACCCATGGGGCGCCGGCGTACTCGGGGCACTGCTGACCACCTGGGTGACCTTCGTGCCCTGCTTCCTGTTCATCCTGCTCGGCGCCTCCTACATCGAGCGCCTGCGGCACAACCTGGCCGTCTCCACCACCCTGACCGGCATCACCGCCGCCGTCGTCGGCGTGATCGCCAACCTGGCCCTCTACGTCGAGTTCCGGCACCGCCGTCGCCGCGCCCGTGACGAACGGCAGGACGTCCGATGTCGCCAGCAGGGGAAGGACCGCGCCGACGGTTTCCGCGAGCGCGGGCGGCGGCTGATCGTGCACCGCCTGCGACCGCTCCCGGGAACGCAGTTGGTGCAGGCCGTCCAGGCGCCCGGCGGTGGTGCGCAGGAGGTGTTCGTCGGTCAGTCGCGTCAACGCTATCCGGTAGTCGCCGTCGGCGAGCTCCAACGCACGCTGCACGTCGCGCAGCTCCGGCGTGGCCCCCCAACGGTGCGCAGTGGAGGCCAAGGCCAGGACGCGCAGCTCGGTCTCTCGACCGTGGCGAGCACGGGCGCGGACCTGCTCGGCCACCACGTCGGTCAGCCTGCGCCCGCGGGTGAGCAGGTGCGTGAACTCCAGCGTGAGGCAGTGCGCGTGCTCGTAGGCGTCGCGCCAGTGCACCGCGGTGGTCTTACCGGCGTCCAATAG
- a CDS encoding anti-sigma factor, translating into MTGERRDDRCPHEELAVGFAVHALEPDEEARLRDHLPGCERCREMVRATEEVTAAVGATVPQYDPPPRLRARLMAAIEDVPQERVAEVVPLAPRRADRRWRRALVAAAVVVGLVAVGAVGVRLNRLGDEVAAQTERANRLEGALGRAVDPATDRVVLRTPSGEAVAVLLSARDGATVVPTHLQNNDRAGQTYVVWGASTPEPVPLAAFDVTGNGVVVPLEGWTADAHKHTLFALSVEPGRTMPAKPSDVLAAGQVASA; encoded by the coding sequence GTGACCGGGGAACGGAGGGACGACCGGTGCCCCCACGAAGAGCTCGCGGTCGGGTTCGCGGTGCACGCGCTCGAACCGGACGAGGAGGCGCGGCTGCGCGACCACCTGCCCGGGTGCGAGCGGTGCCGCGAGATGGTTCGGGCGACCGAAGAGGTGACCGCGGCCGTGGGCGCCACCGTGCCCCAGTACGACCCGCCGCCGCGGCTGCGGGCCCGGTTGATGGCCGCCATCGAGGACGTGCCGCAGGAGAGGGTCGCCGAGGTGGTGCCGCTGGCGCCACGACGCGCCGACCGCCGGTGGCGACGCGCGCTCGTGGCGGCGGCCGTGGTCGTGGGGTTGGTGGCGGTCGGCGCGGTGGGTGTGCGGCTGAACCGGCTCGGTGACGAGGTCGCGGCCCAGACCGAGCGGGCGAACCGGCTGGAGGGCGCGCTGGGGCGGGCGGTCGACCCGGCGACGGACCGGGTGGTGCTGCGCACCCCCTCCGGCGAGGCGGTGGCCGTGCTGCTGTCGGCCCGGGACGGCGCGACGGTGGTGCCCACGCACCTGCAGAACAACGACCGGGCCGGCCAGACCTACGTGGTGTGGGGCGCCAGCACGCCGGAACCGGTGCCGCTGGCCGCGTTCGACGTGACCGGCAACGGCGTGGTCGTGCCGTTGGAGGGGTGGACGGCCGACGCGCACAAGCACACGCTGTTCGCCCTGTCCGTCGAACCCGGCCGCACGATGCCCGCCAAGCCGAGCGACGTGCTCGCAGCCGGCCAAGTCGCCTCCGCGTGA
- a CDS encoding N-terminal phage integrase SAM-like domain-containing protein, translating into MAWVEKHGPGWRVRYRTPDGALASETGFTDRTAADDRARDVESDLRRGTFVAPSLGGIALREWVETWNEAHDVSPTTRAKYDSHLRNHVLPKFGDTPLKEISRMTVKGWVKTLRRSLAERTVGDVVTLLSMLLGDAVDEGLIGANPCRRLRLDTGDHEE; encoded by the coding sequence ATGGCATGGGTGGAAAAGCACGGCCCCGGATGGCGCGTCCGCTACCGCACACCCGACGGGGCATTGGCCTCCGAGACCGGCTTCACCGACCGCACCGCCGCCGACGACCGGGCCCGCGACGTCGAGTCCGATCTACGGCGCGGGACTTTCGTCGCCCCGTCGTTGGGCGGGATCGCGCTGCGGGAGTGGGTGGAGACCTGGAACGAAGCCCACGACGTGAGCCCGACCACGCGCGCGAAGTACGACTCGCACCTGCGCAACCACGTGCTCCCGAAGTTCGGCGACACCCCGCTCAAGGAGATCAGCCGCATGACCGTCAAGGGCTGGGTCAAGACCCTGCGGCGGTCGCTGGCCGAGCGGACCGTGGGCGACGTGGTGACGTTGTTGTCGATGCTGCTCGGCGACGCCGTGGACGAGGGCCTGATCGGCGCCAATCCCTGCCGACGACTACGCCTGGACACCGGCGACCACGAGGAGTAA
- a CDS encoding TIGR02611 family protein, producing MSTQQREDEVEATGFRHRFRRNPALNLTYRVGVGVVGGLVLVAGVVMIPYPGPGWLVVFAGLAILATEFAWAGRLLRFAKRYYDAWVAWLKRQHVAVKALVLVATGLVVAVTCWLLGAFSLVGGWFGLDWAWLGSPIFGSRG from the coding sequence ATGAGCACTCAGCAGCGCGAAGACGAGGTCGAGGCGACCGGGTTCCGGCACCGGTTCCGCCGCAACCCCGCGCTGAACCTGACCTACCGCGTCGGGGTCGGCGTCGTCGGCGGGCTGGTGCTCGTCGCGGGCGTGGTGATGATCCCCTACCCCGGTCCGGGGTGGCTGGTGGTGTTCGCGGGGCTGGCGATCCTGGCGACCGAGTTCGCCTGGGCCGGCCGGCTGCTGCGGTTCGCCAAGCGCTACTACGACGCGTGGGTGGCGTGGCTGAAGCGGCAGCACGTCGCGGTGAAGGCGCTGGTGCTCGTCGCCACCGGCCTGGTGGTCGCGGTGACCTGCTGGCTGCTCGGCGCGTTCTCGCTGGTCGGCGGCTGGTTCGGGCTCGACTGGGCCTGGTTGGGGAGCCCGATTTTTGGTTCTCGCGGATGA
- a CDS encoding RNA polymerase sigma factor, producing the protein MADSPAPAPPGAPDRPSDGDLVERVSTGDRVAFGELYDRYARPAYSLARRVCVDADLAEDVVQEAFLSLWRNPRGYDRARGSFGTWLMTVVHHRAVDAVRRENTQRKRNVPLTDEFSERDVPPASGADEEALTGVVGAEVRAALRGLPEDQRQVIALAYLGGYTQAEVAALTGIPLGTVKSRTFAAIRRLRTALRSAWVGETGGEAPGRTTGAQR; encoded by the coding sequence GTGGCTGACTCACCCGCACCGGCACCACCCGGCGCCCCCGACCGGCCGTCCGACGGCGACCTCGTCGAACGGGTCTCGACCGGCGACCGGGTCGCGTTCGGTGAACTCTACGACCGGTACGCGCGACCGGCGTACTCGCTGGCCCGGCGTGTCTGCGTGGACGCCGACCTGGCCGAGGACGTGGTCCAGGAGGCATTCCTCTCCCTCTGGCGCAACCCCCGCGGCTACGACCGGGCGCGCGGCTCCTTCGGCACCTGGCTGATGACCGTGGTGCACCACCGCGCGGTCGACGCGGTGCGGCGGGAGAACACGCAGCGCAAGAGGAACGTGCCGCTGACCGACGAGTTCTCCGAGCGGGACGTGCCGCCCGCCTCGGGCGCGGACGAGGAGGCGTTGACCGGGGTGGTGGGCGCGGAGGTGCGCGCCGCGCTGCGCGGGCTGCCCGAGGACCAGCGCCAGGTGATCGCCCTGGCCTACCTCGGCGGCTACACGCAGGCCGAGGTCGCGGCGCTGACCGGCATCCCCCTGGGCACGGTCAAGTCGCGCACGTTCGCCGCGATCCGCAGGCTGCGCACGGCGCTGCGGTCGGCATGGGTTGGGGAGACCGGCGGCGAGGCGCCTGGTCGGACGACGGGAGCACAGCGGTGA
- a CDS encoding integrase core domain-containing protein translates to MTNAFVSLRLLPMSDRDKDTEILALRHQIMVLQRQLGDARPRSSPADRAFLAALLHRLPMLALRRLRLPVRPDTVLRWHRDLLARRHAARSRPKRPGRPRTIRSIRLLVLRLARENPIWGYRRIHGELLVLGVKVAASTVWQILKEAGVDPAPERTTTTWPAFLRSQADTLLACDFFETTTLNGTRLYVLAVIEHVNRRIRVLGATAHPTAAWVTQAARNLAMDLEGEGRHMRFLIRDRDGKFPTLFDDILADIGIQVVLSGVQIPRMNAIMERWIQACRRELLDRTLIWNQQHLLYALREYEQFYNAHRPHQGIDNARPLQPLPPPATDRAAVTRLDIHRRQRLRGILSPRSPRQVTWSRSCSCTPRRRRRSCWRCGSRGCAAGRAGGRCRARSWASTCGSPQPICASSPPKAPVPFAHRAIARLDDRPTKPENTPGA, encoded by the coding sequence GTGACCAACGCCTTCGTGTCGCTGCGCCTGCTGCCCATGAGCGACCGGGACAAGGACACGGAAATCCTGGCGCTGCGCCACCAGATCATGGTCCTGCAACGCCAACTCGGAGACGCCCGTCCACGGTCCTCCCCCGCCGACCGGGCATTCCTCGCCGCCCTGCTGCACCGACTCCCGATGCTAGCGCTTCGTCGACTCCGACTGCCGGTACGTCCGGACACGGTGCTGCGCTGGCACCGAGACCTTCTCGCCCGCCGCCACGCAGCCAGATCCCGCCCCAAGCGGCCCGGCCGACCACGGACCATCCGCTCGATCCGCCTCCTGGTGCTGCGCCTGGCACGGGAGAACCCCATCTGGGGCTACCGTCGCATCCACGGCGAACTGCTCGTACTCGGCGTCAAGGTCGCCGCATCCACCGTCTGGCAGATCCTCAAAGAAGCCGGGGTCGACCCGGCACCCGAACGCACCACGACAACATGGCCGGCCTTCCTCCGCTCCCAGGCCGACACACTCCTGGCCTGCGACTTCTTCGAGACCACCACCCTAAACGGCACCCGCCTCTACGTGCTCGCGGTCATCGAGCACGTCAACCGCCGGATCCGCGTCCTCGGCGCCACCGCACACCCCACCGCAGCCTGGGTCACTCAAGCCGCCAGGAACCTCGCTATGGATCTCGAAGGCGAGGGCCGACACATGCGGTTCCTGATCCGCGACCGCGACGGCAAGTTCCCCACCCTATTCGACGACATCCTCGCCGATATCGGCATCCAGGTCGTCCTCAGCGGCGTCCAGATACCGCGCATGAACGCGATCATGGAACGCTGGATCCAGGCGTGCCGCCGCGAACTACTCGACCGCACCCTCATCTGGAACCAACAGCACCTGCTGTACGCCCTGCGCGAGTACGAGCAGTTCTACAACGCCCACCGACCCCACCAAGGCATCGACAACGCCCGACCACTACAACCGCTGCCACCGCCAGCCACCGACCGGGCAGCTGTCACCCGACTCGACATCCATCGACGACAACGACTCCGCGGCATCCTCAGCCCTCGGTCACCGCGACAGGTGACGTGGAGTCGGAGTTGCAGTTGTACACCCCGGCGCAGGCGGCGGAGCTGTTGGCGGTGCGGGAGTCGTGGCTGCGCCGCAGGGCGGGCAGGCGGCAGGTGCCGTGCACGTTCCTGGGCAAGCACCTGCGGTTCTCCGCAGCCGATCTGCGCGTCATCGCCGCCCAAGGCGCCCGTGCCGTTCGCACACCGCGCCATCGCCCGGCTCGATGACCGGCCGACCAAGCCCGAGAACACACCGGGCGCCTGA
- a CDS encoding site-specific integrase, whose translation MAWVEKRGDGFRVRYRLPDGSLFTETGFATREQAVNRAADVESDKRRGQFVDPRLAQTTLGEWVRQWLDAHHVSSVTWNTYNSHLRNHILPRFAETELGDLSRMVIKTWAKTLRRSLGERSVADVVGLLSMILGEAVDEGLIGANPCRKLRLNTGDQPERPHADADEVAALAGRVAADNAVLIVTAAYTGLRWGELAGLQWERVDTDKGEIRVDAKDGALHENRGRLELGPPKTPASVRTVHLPKFLVELLTELRRRKPGARFVFTGIDGGLHRRSNFRRRVWVPALTGDEQLDWPPIKPDMHFHDLRHTHKTWLIEDGVPEVLQHKRIGHKFRGVMGVYSHVTQPMIDIMLSRLQERWEQNGHEIW comes from the coding sequence ATGGCATGGGTCGAGAAACGCGGGGACGGTTTCCGGGTGCGGTACCGGCTGCCGGACGGGTCGCTGTTCACCGAGACGGGCTTCGCCACGCGCGAGCAGGCGGTCAACCGGGCCGCGGACGTGGAGTCGGACAAGCGCCGGGGGCAGTTCGTCGACCCCCGGCTGGCGCAGACCACGCTGGGGGAGTGGGTGCGCCAGTGGCTCGACGCGCACCACGTCAGCAGCGTCACCTGGAACACCTACAACTCACACCTGCGCAACCACATCCTGCCGCGCTTCGCGGAAACCGAGCTGGGCGACCTGTCCAGAATGGTGATCAAGACCTGGGCGAAGACGCTGCGCCGGTCACTGGGTGAGCGCAGCGTGGCCGATGTGGTCGGGTTGCTGTCGATGATCCTGGGCGAGGCGGTCGACGAGGGTCTGATCGGGGCGAACCCGTGCCGGAAGCTCAGGCTCAACACCGGTGATCAACCCGAGCGGCCGCACGCCGACGCCGACGAAGTGGCCGCGCTGGCCGGCCGCGTCGCGGCCGACAACGCCGTCCTGATCGTCACAGCGGCGTACACGGGCCTGCGCTGGGGTGAACTGGCCGGGCTGCAGTGGGAACGGGTCGACACGGACAAGGGGGAGATCCGCGTCGACGCCAAGGACGGGGCCCTGCACGAGAACCGCGGCCGGCTGGAACTCGGGCCGCCCAAGACACCGGCCAGCGTCCGCACGGTGCACCTGCCCAAGTTCCTCGTCGAACTACTTACCGAGCTGCGCCGCCGCAAGCCGGGCGCCCGGTTCGTCTTCACCGGGATCGACGGCGGCCTGCACCGCCGCTCCAACTTCCGCCGCCGCGTCTGGGTACCGGCGCTGACAGGTGACGAGCAGCTGGATTGGCCGCCGATCAAGCCGGACATGCACTTCCATGACCTACGTCACACGCACAAGACGTGGTTGATCGAGGACGGCGTGCCCGAGGTGTTGCAGCACAAGCGCATCGGCCACAAGTTCCGCGGCGTCATGGGCGTCTACTCCCATGTCACGCAGCCGATGATCGACATCATGCTGTCCCGGCTCCAGGAGCGTTGGGAGCAGAACGGCCATGAGATCTGGTGA
- a CDS encoding helix-turn-helix domain-containing protein has translation MHHDPNPQRNDLNLRRKTELTGRIDDSAVVLPDGAGSVEEQEDDVDRLLHTPAQAARILAVRESWLRRMASRQNIPCTFVGKHLRFSGADLRAIVQRGSRPARQPSGHAHVRSFRRQCR, from the coding sequence ATGCACCACGATCCCAACCCGCAGCGGAACGACCTGAACCTGCGACGGAAGACCGAGCTCACCGGCAGGATCGACGACTCGGCGGTGGTGTTGCCCGATGGCGCTGGCTCCGTCGAGGAGCAGGAGGATGATGTTGATCGTCTGCTCCACACCCCTGCTCAGGCGGCGCGGATCCTGGCCGTCCGGGAGTCGTGGTTGCGCCGAATGGCCAGCCGGCAGAACATCCCGTGCACTTTCGTCGGGAAGCATCTGCGCTTTTCGGGGGCCGACCTCCGTGCGATTGTGCAACGTGGCAGCCGTCCCGCACGGCAGCCTTCGGGGCATGCGCACGTGCGCTCGTTCAGGCGCCAGTGCCGCTGA
- a CDS encoding SsgA family sporulation/cell division regulator — protein MRNDHVTLRSTAVFDLLAPRTPAVPVQVELRYDTKDPYAVVAAFRTGRAGWVEWVFARDLLADGLIADAGDGDVRIRPAADDPEVVVIELSSPSGHAMFEASAQELADFLDRTYDVVVPGNEHLWVDVDEALTHLISTDLT, from the coding sequence ATGCGCAATGACCACGTGACACTCCGCTCAACAGCGGTCTTCGACCTGCTGGCACCGCGGACTCCGGCCGTTCCGGTCCAGGTGGAGCTTCGGTACGACACGAAAGACCCCTACGCGGTGGTGGCCGCGTTCCGCACCGGCCGCGCCGGCTGGGTCGAGTGGGTCTTCGCCCGCGACCTCCTCGCCGACGGCCTGATCGCCGACGCGGGCGACGGGGACGTCAGGATCCGCCCGGCCGCCGACGACCCCGAGGTCGTCGTGATCGAACTCAGCTCGCCCTCCGGCCACGCCATGTTCGAGGCGTCCGCCCAGGAGCTCGCCGACTTCCTCGACCGCACCTACGACGTGGTCGTGCCCGGCAACGAGCACCTGTGGGTCGACGTCGACGAGGCCCTGACCCACCTGATCTCCACCGACCTGACGTAA